Proteins encoded together in one Altererythrobacter epoxidivorans window:
- a CDS encoding M23 family metallopeptidase, with translation MQALPTPAASPVAARAPAPTPTPDTPKGPTTFLYSGELTQGGWIRGQAPAGTVAARLGEQKLVLGEEGRFFAAFDRDAGTQETLVAELKGGKTVISPLTVTPRDWQIERVNAARRPGGSSEAFMARRRPELDAIWNAREKRTGAGGWSQQFIWPVTGRISGRFGSQRIYRGEPGSYHSGIDISTGTSGTPYVAPADGVVVLAADDFSLEGKLLIIDHGQGLNSAFLHSSELLVKEGDRVKQGQVIGRIGASGRATGPHLHWSLKWFNARLDPLLFTGPMS, from the coding sequence GTGCAGGCTCTGCCGACACCGGCGGCATCTCCCGTTGCAGCTAGAGCGCCGGCCCCTACTCCCACCCCTGATACGCCGAAGGGTCCGACCACCTTTCTCTATTCGGGTGAATTGACGCAAGGCGGCTGGATTCGTGGCCAGGCACCTGCGGGCACAGTCGCGGCGCGGCTGGGCGAGCAGAAACTGGTTTTGGGTGAGGAAGGGCGGTTTTTCGCCGCATTCGACCGCGATGCCGGAACGCAGGAAACGCTCGTCGCCGAACTGAAGGGCGGCAAGACTGTAATTTCGCCCCTGACGGTGACGCCGCGGGACTGGCAGATCGAACGGGTCAATGCCGCCCGTCGTCCCGGCGGTTCGAGCGAGGCCTTCATGGCGCGCCGCCGCCCCGAACTCGACGCGATCTGGAACGCGCGCGAAAAACGCACGGGCGCCGGAGGGTGGAGCCAGCAATTCATCTGGCCGGTGACCGGGCGAATCTCGGGCCGGTTCGGCTCCCAGCGCATCTACCGCGGCGAACCCGGAAGCTATCATTCGGGAATCGACATTTCGACCGGCACCAGCGGGACGCCTTATGTTGCCCCTGCCGATGGTGTCGTCGTGCTGGCAGCTGACGATTTCTCGCTCGAAGGCAAGCTGCTGATCATCGACCACGGGCAGGGCCTCAACAGCGCCTTCCTCCATTCCTCGGAACTTCTCGTGAAGGAAGGTGACCGGGTGAAACAGGGGCAGGTTATCGGCAGGATCGGTGCGAGCGGTCGCGCCACCGGGCCACATCTCCACTGGAGCCTGAAATGGTTCAATGCGCGGCTCGATCCGCTGCTGTTCACCGGTCCCATGTCCTGA
- a CDS encoding EI24 domain-containing protein, whose amino-acid sequence MRAVISAISLSLRQLGDRAILAVLAKSVAITVALFVAAGYGVSKALPWLVSDYLDLSSDTYVVLSALLMLAGAWFLFRVVAIAVIQLFADEIVIAVERKHYPAAANRARKLPLSEDISNSLRSIGRTIGVNLVAIPVALLLIPTAIGPAIAFFGANAVLLGRELTDMAWLRQRIQPDSANPVHLGERLLLGSAIAGMMLVPFANFLAPVIGAAAGTHLVNHRFGRHDP is encoded by the coding sequence ATGCGCGCCGTCATTTCCGCCATCAGCCTGTCGCTGCGACAATTGGGCGACCGCGCGATCCTGGCGGTGCTGGCAAAGAGTGTGGCGATCACCGTCGCGCTGTTCGTTGCTGCCGGATACGGCGTGTCGAAGGCGCTCCCGTGGTTGGTGTCCGACTATCTCGACCTCAGCAGCGATACCTATGTCGTGCTGTCGGCGCTCCTGATGCTGGCGGGGGCCTGGTTCCTGTTCCGTGTCGTTGCCATCGCCGTGATCCAGCTGTTCGCGGATGAAATCGTGATCGCGGTAGAGCGCAAGCACTATCCCGCAGCTGCAAACCGGGCGCGCAAGCTGCCGCTGAGCGAAGACATTTCGAACAGCCTGCGGAGCATCGGCCGCACCATCGGCGTAAACCTCGTCGCGATCCCGGTCGCCCTCCTGCTGATCCCGACCGCCATCGGCCCCGCAATTGCCTTCTTCGGTGCCAATGCCGTCTTGCTGGGGCGCGAATTGACCGACATGGCTTGGCTCAGGCAGCGCATCCAACCGGACAGCGCAAACCCGGTGCATCTGGGCGAGAGATTGCTGTTGGGATCGGCCATTGCCGGTATGATGCTGGTTCCTTTCGCCAATTTCCTCGCGCCGGTCATCGGTGCCGCGGCGGGAACCCATCTCGTCAATCACAGGTTCGGTCGTCATGATCCGTAA
- a CDS encoding SUF system Fe-S cluster assembly protein, which yields MNKPSEDQDFVAAPAPNEDVVQKPPRARVSDAVDPDETPRETMERKRDYLEGFLQKKPEGLSPGEPGGDLYEAVIAALKEIYDPEIPVNIYDLGLIYGVEISDESDAHITMTLTTPHCPVAESMPGEVELRAASVPGVRDAEVNLVWDPPWGPDRMTDEARLELGML from the coding sequence ATGAACAAGCCATCCGAAGACCAGGATTTCGTAGCCGCACCGGCGCCCAACGAGGATGTGGTGCAGAAGCCGCCGCGCGCACGTGTTTCGGACGCGGTAGATCCCGACGAAACCCCGCGCGAAACGATGGAGCGCAAGCGCGACTATCTGGAGGGTTTCCTGCAGAAGAAGCCCGAGGGCCTCTCGCCCGGCGAACCCGGCGGCGATCTCTACGAGGCGGTCATTGCCGCGCTCAAGGAAATCTACGATCCCGAAATCCCGGTGAACATCTACGATCTCGGCCTGATTTACGGCGTCGAGATTTCCGATGAAAGCGATGCCCACATCACCATGACGCTGACGACCCCGCATTGCCCGGTCGCAGAAAGCATGCCGGGCGAGGTCGAACTGCGCGCCGCCAGCGTGCCCGGAGTGCGCGATGCAGAGGTCAATCTCGTCTGGGATCCGCCGTGGGGGCCGGACCGCATGACGGATGAGGCGCGGCTCGAACTGGGGATGCTCTGA
- a CDS encoding SufD family Fe-S cluster assembly protein — translation MSEAGTLPTRRDEAWRYAAIDRLGTLPEWREIAVPEGETLRECFAIEDGADGSDSEVRRLRVSVGEGARCEIFGTIASRDYARVEVQVTLARGAHFELGGVTVGGRDTVREFVTHVIHAEPDATSNQTVRSVHWGQGTGNFLGNIDVVRHAQKTDAAQDFKGLLLEKGASVNAVPQLEIFADDVKCAHGATVGQLDKTAQFYMAARGLPPETVRRLLVQAFIGDAFVALDDEDEGERLMRAALDKLDAHL, via the coding sequence ATGAGCGAGGCCGGAACCCTTCCAACGCGGCGCGACGAAGCATGGCGCTATGCTGCCATCGATCGGCTCGGCACCCTGCCCGAATGGCGCGAGATCGCCGTTCCTGAGGGCGAGACTTTGCGTGAATGTTTCGCCATCGAAGACGGCGCGGATGGCTCCGACAGCGAAGTCCGCCGCCTGCGCGTTTCGGTGGGTGAGGGCGCGCGCTGCGAAATCTTCGGCACGATCGCATCGCGCGATTATGCCCGGGTGGAAGTGCAGGTAACGCTTGCCCGGGGTGCGCATTTCGAGCTCGGCGGAGTGACGGTGGGCGGCCGCGATACGGTGCGCGAATTCGTCACCCATGTGATCCATGCTGAACCCGATGCGACCAGCAACCAGACCGTGCGCAGCGTTCACTGGGGGCAGGGCACCGGCAATTTCCTCGGCAATATCGACGTCGTCCGCCACGCGCAGAAGACCGACGCGGCGCAGGACTTCAAGGGCCTGCTGCTCGAAAAGGGCGCGAGCGTGAATGCCGTGCCGCAGCTCGAGATTTTCGCCGACGACGTGAAGTGCGCGCATGGCGCGACCGTGGGCCAGCTCGACAAGACGGCGCAGTTCTACATGGCCGCGCGCGGACTTCCGCCCGAAACCGTCCGCCGACTGCTGGTGCAGGCCTTCATCGGTGACGCATTCGTCGCTCTTGATGACGAGGACGAGGGCGAGCGCCTGATGCGCGCCGCGCTCGACAAGCTGGACGCGCACCTGTGA
- a CDS encoding endonuclease domain-containing protein — protein sequence MTERKTLNLRDTSEAETPALKKKGRGWEISEKRLDALHDMARQKRRDASEAHKALAERFSKADLGRYTFKRFAVVGSAIVDFNCHNLGMAIMIDEEGQDETLAKRRDKSLESVGIRVMRIKATDILENMDAVLQRITAGMRMRIADRNEARRKHNAENPRQTRPRYDRPGGSRNDRSR from the coding sequence ATGACTGAACGCAAAACCCTCAACCTCCGCGACACATCGGAAGCCGAAACACCCGCGCTCAAGAAGAAGGGCCGCGGGTGGGAGATCAGCGAGAAGCGGCTCGATGCGCTGCATGACATGGCGCGGCAGAAGCGTCGCGATGCGAGCGAAGCGCACAAGGCACTGGCCGAACGCTTCAGCAAGGCGGATCTCGGGCGCTACACTTTCAAGCGCTTCGCCGTGGTGGGTTCGGCCATCGTCGACTTCAACTGCCACAATCTCGGCATGGCGATCATGATCGATGAGGAAGGACAGGACGAAACCCTCGCCAAGCGGCGCGACAAGAGCCTCGAAAGCGTCGGCATCCGCGTGATGCGGATCAAGGCGACGGACATTCTCGAAAACATGGACGCCGTCCTGCAACGGATCACCGCCGGTATGCGCATGCGCATCGCCGACAGGAACGAGGCAAGGCGCAAGCACAACGCCGAAAATCCGCGCCAGACCCGGCCGCGGTATGATCGACCAGGGGGATCACGCAATGACAGGTCTCGATAG
- the sufC gene encoding Fe-S cluster assembly ATPase SufC: protein MLEIENLHAEIDGKQILNGLTLSVAAGEVHAIMGPNGAGKSTLAYVLGGRPGYEVTQGSVRFAGQDLLALDPHERAASGLFLGFQYPVEIPGVSNVQFLREALNAQRKYRDEEPLSGGEFLKLAKEKAGLLKLDMEMLKRNVNVGFSGGEKKRAEMVQMGILDPKFAVLDETDSGLDIDALRIVGEGINAIMRAPDKGVLLITHYQRLLDVVKPDKVSVLAAGRIVQTGGPELALRLENEGYDAVMAEA from the coding sequence ATTCTCGAAATCGAAAACCTCCACGCCGAAATTGACGGTAAGCAGATCCTCAATGGACTTACCCTGTCGGTCGCCGCCGGAGAAGTGCATGCGATCATGGGGCCCAACGGTGCAGGCAAGTCGACGCTCGCCTATGTGCTCGGCGGACGTCCGGGATATGAGGTGACGCAGGGCAGCGTGCGGTTCGCCGGCCAGGACCTGCTGGCGCTCGACCCGCATGAACGTGCCGCCTCGGGCCTGTTCCTCGGCTTCCAGTACCCGGTAGAGATCCCCGGTGTGTCGAATGTCCAGTTCCTGCGCGAAGCATTGAACGCTCAGCGCAAGTACCGCGATGAAGAGCCGCTCTCGGGCGGCGAATTCCTCAAGCTGGCGAAGGAAAAGGCAGGCCTGCTCAAGCTCGACATGGAAATGCTCAAGCGCAACGTGAACGTCGGCTTTTCGGGCGGCGAGAAGAAGCGCGCCGAAATGGTCCAGATGGGCATCCTCGATCCGAAATTCGCGGTACTCGACGAAACCGACAGCGGGCTCGACATCGATGCGCTGCGCATCGTGGGCGAAGGCATCAATGCGATCATGCGCGCACCCGACAAGGGCGTGCTGCTGATCACCCACTACCAGCGCCTGCTCGACGTGGTGAAGCCGGACAAGGTCTCTGTGCTTGCGGCTGGCCGCATCGTCCAGACCGGCGGGCCGGAACTCGCCCTACGCCTCGAAAACGAAGGCTATGACGCGGTGATGGCCGAGGCATGA
- the xseA gene encoding exodeoxyribonuclease VII large subunit — MAAPEEYDNAGGLVARSAKGDNAEPLTISEISSALKRTVEDRFGFVRLRGELSGVKRAASGHMYCSLKDENAVIDAVMWRGNAGRLAFRPEDGIEVIASGKITTYPGRSKYQIVVDSMEIAGEGALLALLEKTKARLEAEGLFARERKREIPYLPKVIGVVTSPTGSVIRDILHRLEDRFPSHVLVWPVLVQGQGAAEQVAQAIRGFSALSEEGSVPRPDLVIVARGGGSIEDLWSFNEEVVVRAIAECSIPVISAVGHETDTTLADYAADRRAPTPTAAAEMAVPVRTELIATVADFGNRQRRAVYRPIEMGRERLDARVRRLPQAQNLLQPQAQRLDELSERLRRGLMDRAATGRDKLTRSAARLSPRLLEGGLRDARRRLDGARLQPALVTRPIGLGRDRLDALWRVASQFHPEKPLERGYAIVRDADGNALTGKTAAEHHDRLVLQFRDGKLSVLREGSDASPSSPPPPPKPASSKPRRAKPSAAGGTPPVQDDLFG, encoded by the coding sequence ATGGCTGCTCCCGAAGAATACGACAATGCTGGAGGGCTGGTAGCGCGCTCGGCCAAGGGCGACAACGCCGAGCCGCTGACAATCAGCGAGATTTCGTCGGCATTGAAGCGGACGGTCGAGGATCGGTTCGGCTTCGTGCGCCTGCGGGGCGAGCTGTCGGGCGTCAAGCGCGCCGCGTCGGGTCACATGTACTGCTCGCTCAAGGACGAAAATGCCGTGATCGATGCGGTCATGTGGCGCGGCAATGCCGGGCGCTTGGCATTCCGGCCCGAAGACGGGATCGAAGTGATCGCGAGCGGCAAGATCACCACCTATCCCGGGCGGTCGAAGTACCAGATCGTGGTCGACAGCATGGAAATCGCGGGCGAGGGGGCATTGCTCGCCTTGCTCGAGAAGACCAAGGCAAGACTGGAGGCTGAAGGGCTGTTCGCGCGCGAGCGGAAGCGCGAAATTCCCTACCTGCCCAAGGTGATTGGCGTTGTCACTTCGCCAACCGGATCGGTTATCCGCGACATCCTGCACCGGCTGGAAGACCGCTTCCCCTCGCACGTGCTGGTGTGGCCGGTGCTGGTGCAGGGGCAGGGTGCCGCCGAACAGGTTGCACAGGCAATTCGCGGGTTTTCAGCGCTTTCCGAGGAGGGTTCCGTGCCCCGTCCGGACCTGGTGATCGTTGCGCGCGGCGGCGGCTCGATCGAGGACCTGTGGTCCTTCAACGAAGAGGTCGTCGTTCGCGCAATCGCGGAATGTTCCATTCCGGTTATTTCTGCGGTGGGTCACGAGACCGATACGACCCTTGCCGACTATGCTGCCGACCGGCGCGCGCCGACCCCTACTGCGGCCGCCGAAATGGCGGTCCCGGTCAGGACGGAGCTGATTGCGACCGTCGCCGATTTCGGGAATCGCCAGCGCCGCGCGGTCTATCGGCCGATCGAGATGGGGCGCGAACGCCTCGACGCCCGCGTCCGTCGTCTGCCGCAGGCACAGAACCTCCTGCAACCGCAGGCACAGCGCCTGGATGAACTTTCGGAGCGTCTACGCCGCGGGCTGATGGACCGTGCCGCGACCGGCCGCGACAAGCTGACCCGCAGCGCTGCACGCCTTTCCCCGCGATTGCTGGAAGGCGGATTGCGCGATGCTAGGCGCAGGCTCGATGGCGCTAGGTTGCAGCCAGCGCTCGTCACCCGCCCCATCGGGCTTGGCCGCGACCGTCTCGACGCATTGTGGCGGGTCGCGAGCCAGTTTCATCCGGAAAAGCCGCTCGAACGCGGTTATGCCATCGTTCGCGATGCCGATGGCAATGCATTGACCGGGAAAACCGCTGCGGAGCACCATGACCGGCTTGTCCTGCAGTTCCGCGATGGCAAGCTCTCCGTCCTGCGCGAGGGGTCCGATGCCAGCCCATCCTCACCGCCGCCACCGCCCAAGCCCGCCAGCTCCAAACCTCGCCGTGCGAAACCGTCCGCCGCAGGAGGAACCCCGCCCGTGCAGGATGATTTGTTCGGATAG
- a CDS encoding cysteine desulfurase, producing the protein MKTPDGAPWHYLDTAATAQKPQTVIDAMTRALGSDYATVHRGVYARSADMTLRYEAARRRVAGFLGGQEDEIVFTRGATEAINLVAQCWGMTRLGEGDRIVLSTLEHHSNIVPWQMVAERTGAEIDVCPLTESGEIDLGALEAILTPRTRLVALAHVSNVLGSVLDAKRAAELAHSVGAKLLLDGCQAAPRIAVDVAEIGCDFYVFSAHKLYGPTGIGALWARAEILEDMPPYQGGGAMIDRVTFDRTTYAPPPQRFEAGTPAIAEAVALHAAIDYVEEIGLDRIHRREAELVARLRRELGKMNDVTLFGPAESAGIVSFAIDGVHPHDLGTILDEEGVAIRAGHHCAQPLMDHLGVTATARASFGLYSDDSDIDAMLAGIERTRRIFGSSNG; encoded by the coding sequence ATGAAAACACCGGATGGCGCGCCGTGGCACTATCTCGATACCGCCGCGACCGCGCAGAAGCCGCAGACGGTGATCGATGCGATGACGCGCGCGCTCGGCAGCGACTATGCGACCGTTCATCGCGGGGTTTACGCACGTTCCGCCGACATGACTTTGCGCTACGAAGCGGCGCGCCGGCGTGTGGCCGGGTTCCTCGGCGGGCAGGAGGACGAGATCGTCTTTACCCGCGGGGCAACCGAGGCGATCAACCTCGTTGCGCAATGCTGGGGCATGACCCGTCTGGGCGAGGGCGACCGGATCGTGCTGTCCACGCTCGAGCATCATTCGAACATCGTTCCCTGGCAAATGGTGGCCGAACGCACCGGGGCCGAGATCGACGTCTGCCCGTTGACCGAAAGCGGCGAAATCGACCTCGGCGCACTCGAGGCGATCCTCACGCCGCGAACCAGGCTGGTTGCACTGGCTCATGTTTCGAACGTGTTGGGTTCGGTGCTCGACGCGAAACGCGCTGCCGAGCTTGCGCATTCGGTAGGCGCGAAGCTGCTGCTCGACGGGTGTCAGGCAGCCCCGCGCATTGCTGTCGATGTCGCAGAAATCGGCTGCGATTTCTATGTCTTCAGCGCGCACAAGCTCTACGGCCCGACGGGGATTGGGGCGCTTTGGGCGCGTGCCGAAATTCTCGAGGACATGCCGCCATATCAGGGCGGCGGCGCGATGATTGACCGGGTGACGTTCGATCGCACGACCTACGCTCCGCCGCCGCAGCGGTTCGAGGCGGGTACGCCCGCCATCGCCGAAGCAGTCGCGCTGCATGCGGCCATCGATTACGTCGAGGAAATCGGTCTCGACCGGATTCATCGGCGCGAGGCGGAGCTGGTTGCCCGCCTGCGCCGCGAACTCGGCAAGATGAACGATGTTACGCTCTTCGGCCCTGCCGAAAGTGCCGGCATCGTCAGCTTTGCGATCGACGGGGTGCATCCGCACGACCTCGGCACCATCCTCGACGAAGAAGGCGTCGCCATTCGCGCCGGGCACCATTGCGCCCAGCCGCTGATGGACCACCTCGGCGTGACGGCGACTGCGCGCGCCAGCTTCGGCCTTTATTCCGACGATAGCGATATCGACGCCATGCTCGCCGGCATCGAGCGCACCCGCCGTATTTTTGGGAGTAGCAACGGATGA
- a CDS encoding HesB/IscA family protein gives MTETTTSSRARPAAVILTPAAEERIAELMAKAPEDAIGVKLSTPRRGCSGLAYSVDYVSEETKFDEKIETPGGIFYIDGASVLYLVGSTMDWQEDDFTAGFVFENPNAKGACGCGESFMV, from the coding sequence ATGACCGAAACGACGACATCATCCCGGGCCCGCCCTGCTGCTGTGATCCTGACCCCGGCGGCGGAAGAGCGCATCGCAGAATTGATGGCGAAGGCGCCCGAGGATGCGATCGGCGTCAAGCTGTCGACCCCGCGCCGCGGCTGCAGCGGACTCGCCTATTCGGTCGATTACGTCAGTGAAGAAACCAAATTCGACGAAAAGATCGAGACGCCGGGCGGCATCTTCTACATCGATGGCGCAAGCGTGCTCTATCTCGTCGGTTCGACGATGGACTGGCAGGAAGACGATTTCACCGCAGGCTTCGTGTTCGAAAACCCGAACGCCAAAGGCGCTTGCGGCTGCGGCGAAAGCTTCATGGTCTGA
- a CDS encoding DUF2093 domain-containing protein — translation MLMSSSDDGAKLHYGPNSFRVLRAGQHVFCAITGEAIPLEELRYWSAKHQEPYASAEAAAQRLAEQD, via the coding sequence ATGTTGATGTCATCGAGCGACGACGGGGCGAAGCTCCACTACGGCCCCAATAGTTTCCGCGTGCTTCGCGCAGGCCAGCACGTATTTTGTGCGATCACCGGCGAGGCGATCCCGCTGGAGGAACTGCGGTACTGGAGCGCCAAGCACCAGGAACCCTATGCTTCTGCAGAGGCAGCTGCCCAGCGCCTGGCGGAGCAGGACTGA
- a CDS encoding adenosine kinase, producing the protein MTEPRYDVIAIGNAIVDVMAPATDDLIEELQLNRGGMTLVDAERAKELYDAMGPAREISGGSAANTLAGLSALGAQCAFIGQVSNDQLGEVFAHDIRAVGIDFDTAPRQGEPSTARCLIFVTPDAQRTMNTFLGASQFLPAEALDEEAIGGARVLYLEGYLWDPEEPRAAMRRAIEAARNAGREVAFTLSEVFVIDRHGDDFRALIDDGLIDILFANHLELAALTGEDDLEAGIAALKDKVPTLVVTRSSDGAVATRNGERAEVAAEPIDQVVDTTGAGDLFAAGFLYGHVNGEPLQKCLRRGAIAACEIISHYGARTEANLKALMDEKLG; encoded by the coding sequence ATGACCGAGCCGAGATACGACGTCATCGCCATCGGCAATGCCATCGTCGACGTTATGGCCCCTGCCACCGACGACCTGATCGAGGAACTGCAGCTCAATCGCGGCGGCATGACCCTGGTCGATGCCGAGCGGGCAAAGGAGCTTTACGACGCGATGGGTCCGGCGCGCGAGATTTCGGGCGGATCGGCGGCGAACACGCTGGCGGGTCTCTCGGCGCTCGGCGCGCAATGCGCTTTCATCGGGCAGGTATCGAACGACCAGCTGGGCGAGGTCTTCGCGCATGACATCCGCGCCGTGGGGATCGATTTCGACACCGCACCGCGCCAGGGCGAACCCTCGACCGCGCGCTGCCTGATCTTCGTGACGCCCGATGCGCAGCGTACGATGAACACCTTCCTCGGGGCGAGCCAGTTCCTTCCTGCCGAAGCTCTCGATGAAGAGGCGATCGGCGGCGCCCGCGTGCTCTATCTCGAAGGGTATCTGTGGGATCCGGAAGAACCGCGTGCCGCCATGCGCCGCGCCATCGAGGCCGCCCGAAATGCCGGGCGAGAGGTTGCTTTCACCCTTAGCGAGGTCTTCGTGATCGACCGCCACGGCGACGATTTCCGCGCGCTGATCGACGACGGGCTGATCGACATCCTGTTCGCCAACCACCTCGAACTGGCTGCCCTGACCGGCGAGGACGACCTTGAGGCGGGCATCGCCGCGCTCAAGGACAAGGTGCCGACGTTGGTCGTGACGCGCAGTTCCGACGGTGCCGTGGCGACGCGGAATGGCGAGCGCGCAGAAGTCGCCGCCGAACCGATCGACCAGGTTGTCGATACGACCGGCGCCGGCGACCTGTTCGCAGCAGGCTTCCTCTATGGCCACGTCAATGGCGAACCGCTGCAGAAATGCCTGCGCCGCGGGGCGATCGCCGCGTGCGAGATCATTTCGCACTATGGCGCGCGTACCGAGGCGAACCTCAAGGCATTGATGGACGAAAAGCTGGGCTGA
- a CDS encoding GNAT family N-acetyltransferase, translating into MTDQQSLSITVADYSAADDAEILLSLLDAYARDPMGGGEPLSDHARTSLVSGMAATPGAFSLIARLGGEPVGLANCFTTFSTFAGAPVVNIHDMAVLPGHRGTGIGRALMGAVEGEALKRGACKITLEVLSGNITAQSLYRSCGYGDYALDPAAGSALFWQKKLT; encoded by the coding sequence ATGACCGATCAGCAATCCCTTTCAATCACGGTCGCTGACTACAGCGCAGCCGACGACGCGGAAATCCTGCTTTCGCTGCTGGACGCCTATGCAAGGGACCCGATGGGCGGCGGCGAGCCGCTATCGGATCACGCCCGCACCAGCCTTGTATCCGGCATGGCGGCAACGCCAGGCGCATTCTCGCTGATCGCAAGGCTGGGCGGCGAGCCTGTCGGCCTCGCCAATTGCTTCACCACATTTTCGACCTTCGCCGGGGCACCGGTGGTCAACATCCACGACATGGCCGTCCTTCCGGGCCATCGCGGTACCGGTATCGGGCGCGCGCTGATGGGGGCGGTAGAGGGCGAGGCCTTGAAGCGCGGCGCCTGCAAGATCACATTGGAGGTGCTGAGCGGCAATATCACCGCGCAATCGCTCTACCGCTCATGCGGTTACGGCGACTATGCCCTCGATCCCGCCGCAGGCAGCGCATTGTTCTGGCAGAAGAAACTGACATGA
- the purD gene encoding phosphoribosylamine--glycine ligase yields MNILLLGSGGREHALAWKLAQSPSLTKLYAAPGNPGIAEEAELVALDATNHAAVIAFCQKHGIALVVVGPEAPLVDGLADSLRSAGIAVFGPSKAAAQLEGSKGFTKDLCERAGIPTAGYVRTSTLGEATAALDRFDAPYVLKADGLAAGKGVVIAETRTQAEAALADMFGGQFGDAGAEVVIEEFMRGEEASFFALTDGTAILPFGSAQDHKRVGEGDTGPNTGGMGAYSPAPVLTPELEAQVMREIIEPTVNTMRAEGMPYSGVLYAGLMLTETGPRLIEYNCRFGDPECQVLMMRYRGDLAQLMLACAEGRLDGCDAPFGDETALTVVMAAKGYPGTPEKGGAINVGGAQSVSGKVFHAGTAMADGALVANGGRVLNVTAMGQNVTEAQRIAYEAVDAISFPSGFCRRDIGWREVEREAANKAG; encoded by the coding sequence ATGAATATCCTTCTTCTGGGCTCGGGCGGGCGCGAACATGCGCTGGCGTGGAAACTGGCGCAATCCCCCTCGCTCACAAAGCTTTACGCTGCCCCCGGAAACCCGGGCATCGCCGAGGAAGCCGAACTGGTTGCACTCGATGCGACCAATCACGCAGCCGTGATCGCATTTTGCCAGAAGCACGGGATCGCGCTCGTCGTGGTCGGGCCCGAGGCCCCGCTTGTGGACGGGCTGGCCGACAGCCTTCGCAGCGCCGGAATCGCGGTGTTCGGCCCGTCGAAGGCGGCGGCACAGCTGGAAGGCAGCAAGGGCTTTACCAAGGATCTGTGCGAGCGCGCAGGCATTCCGACCGCTGGATATGTCAGGACGTCCACCCTCGGCGAAGCGACGGCGGCGCTCGACCGTTTCGATGCGCCCTATGTCCTGAAGGCAGACGGGCTTGCTGCTGGCAAGGGCGTCGTGATTGCCGAGACCCGCACGCAAGCCGAGGCCGCGCTGGCCGACATGTTCGGCGGCCAGTTCGGCGATGCCGGTGCCGAGGTCGTGATCGAGGAATTCATGCGCGGAGAGGAAGCAAGCTTCTTCGCGCTTACAGACGGTACCGCGATCCTGCCCTTTGGCAGCGCGCAGGACCACAAGCGTGTCGGCGAAGGCGATACCGGCCCCAATACCGGCGGCATGGGTGCCTATTCCCCTGCGCCGGTTCTGACGCCGGAGCTCGAGGCGCAAGTGATGCGCGAAATCATCGAACCGACAGTCAACACGATGCGCGCAGAAGGAATGCCTTATTCGGGCGTACTTTACGCAGGGCTGATGCTGACCGAGACCGGGCCGAGGCTGATCGAATACAATTGCCGTTTCGGCGATCCGGAATGTCAGGTTCTGATGATGCGTTACCGGGGCGACCTCGCGCAGCTGATGCTCGCCTGCGCGGAAGGGCGACTGGACGGCTGCGATGCCCCCTTTGGCGACGAAACCGCGCTTACCGTCGTAATGGCGGCCAAGGGCTATCCCGGCACGCCAGAGAAAGGCGGCGCGATCAATGTGGGCGGCGCGCAATCGGTATCCGGCAAGGTCTTCCACGCCGGAACCGCGATGGCTGACGGCGCGCTGGTGGCAAACGGAGGCCGCGTGCTCAACGTGACGGCGATGGGCCAGAACGTGACCGAGGCGCAGCGGATTGCCTACGAAGCGGTTGATGCAATCTCATTCCCGAGCGGCTTCTGCCGCCGCGATATCGGCTGGCGCGAGGTCGAACGCGAAGCAGCGAACAAGGCGGGCTGA